In a single window of the Halomicroarcula saliterrae genome:
- a CDS encoding MaoC family dehydratase has protein sequence MGGLYYEEFTEGETIDHDRRRTVSESDNQRFCDLTMNGQPLHLDAEFAAETTFGERVVNGLYTLSLAVGLTIPETTDGTVVANLGYDGVEHPAPVFHGDTIRAETTVLDKRLTSDEQRGVVRMQVDVYAREGTLVCTFERTALVERAEA, from the coding sequence ATGGGCGGGCTGTACTACGAGGAGTTCACCGAGGGCGAGACTATCGACCACGACCGGCGCCGGACGGTGAGCGAGAGCGACAACCAGCGGTTCTGTGACCTGACCATGAACGGGCAGCCGCTCCACCTGGACGCCGAGTTCGCCGCCGAGACGACGTTCGGCGAGCGGGTTGTCAACGGGCTCTACACCCTGTCACTGGCCGTCGGGCTGACGATACCGGAGACGACCGACGGCACCGTCGTCGCCAACCTCGGCTACGACGGCGTCGAACACCCCGCACCGGTGTTCCACGGCGACACGATTCGGGCCGAGACCACAGTGCTGGACAAACGGCTCACGAGCGACGAACAGCGTGGCGTCGTGCGGATGCAGGTCGACGTGTACGCGCGCGAGGGGACGCTCGTCTGTACGTTCGAGCGGACGGCTCTGGTCGAGCGCGCCGAGGCGTAG
- a CDS encoding HpcH/HpaI aldolase/citrate lyase family protein encodes MARRSILFSPGDDPEKLRKSVRFDADVVVFDLEDAVVPDRKPAAREVVRDALGDVGATDCEVCVRVNPVGSGATEDVRVALSTARPDSVLLPKTGGADDVTRLRTLLSEAGVDCPTLALVESAAGVLHAEAIAAHEATDAVLFGAEDLAADVGATRTPAGGEVEHARQHVVLAARAAGVSPIDTHFPNYTDDAGLRAEAERAVELGYDGKLAVHPAQVAVINDAFTPSADRVARAERILAAESAADGGVFVVDGEMIDAPQIRQAERVLERADGS; translated from the coding sequence ATGGCGCGCCGAAGCATCCTGTTCTCGCCGGGGGACGACCCCGAGAAGCTGCGGAAGTCAGTCCGCTTCGACGCTGACGTCGTCGTTTTCGACCTCGAAGACGCCGTGGTCCCCGACCGGAAGCCGGCCGCCCGCGAGGTCGTCCGCGACGCGCTGGGAGACGTCGGCGCCACCGACTGTGAGGTGTGTGTCCGCGTCAACCCGGTCGGTTCCGGGGCGACCGAGGACGTGAGGGTGGCGCTCTCGACAGCGCGGCCGGACTCGGTGTTGCTCCCGAAGACCGGCGGGGCCGACGACGTGACACGACTGCGGACGCTTCTTTCCGAGGCTGGTGTCGACTGCCCGACACTGGCGCTCGTCGAGTCGGCCGCGGGCGTGCTCCACGCCGAGGCCATCGCCGCCCACGAAGCCACTGACGCCGTGCTGTTCGGCGCCGAGGACCTCGCGGCCGACGTCGGGGCCACCCGAACGCCGGCGGGCGGCGAGGTCGAACACGCCCGCCAGCACGTGGTGCTGGCCGCGCGGGCCGCCGGCGTCTCGCCCATCGACACGCACTTCCCGAACTACACCGACGACGCCGGCCTCCGCGCGGAGGCCGAACGAGCCGTCGAACTGGGGTACGACGGGAAACTCGCCGTCCACCCCGCACAGGTGGCAGTCATCAACGACGCGTTCACGCCGAGCGCCGACCGCGTCGCCCGGGCCGAGCGGATTCTCGCGGCGGAGTCCGCGGCCGACGGCGGCGTGTTCGTCGTCGACGGCGAGATGATAGACGCCCCGCAGATCCGGCAGGCCGAGCGGGTGCTGGAACGGGCCGACGGGAGCTGA
- a CDS encoding pyridoxamine 5'-phosphate oxidase family protein: MASVPEQYHDLFEKATFAHVTTRLPDGRPHTTPVWVDYDAADDRLLVNTERHRRKAKNVAQDPTVSVSMTDPDDPYRFLSVTGEVDEVTTEGAREHIDELAGRYMGEDEYPQPIQSERVVLRIRADDVFHGG; encoded by the coding sequence ATGGCTTCCGTCCCCGAGCAGTACCACGACCTCTTCGAGAAAGCGACGTTCGCCCACGTCACGACGAGACTGCCCGACGGTCGTCCCCACACGACGCCGGTGTGGGTCGACTACGACGCCGCGGACGACCGGCTGCTCGTCAACACCGAGCGACACCGCCGGAAGGCGAAAAACGTCGCACAGGACCCCACTGTCTCCGTCAGCATGACCGACCCCGACGACCCCTACCGGTTCCTCTCGGTCACCGGCGAAGTCGACGAGGTGACGACCGAGGGGGCCCGCGAGCACATCGACGAACTCGCCGGGCGATACATGGGCGAAGACGAGTACCCCCAGCCTATCCAGAGCGAGCGGGTCGTGCTCCGGATTCGCGCCGACGACGTGTTCCACGGCGGCTGA